In Nocardia yunnanensis, one DNA window encodes the following:
- a CDS encoding MFS transporter, which yields MVATQSRPAGTADSTGPGAPRWWIWLAAWPLTAIFVLSNAATPLYVLWLRDFGFSKGTMTIVFAFYIVGLLGSLLVSGLASDRLGRKAVLLPAVALAGVACLIFATAPNVIALMIARLLTGIAVGAAVSAGMAAVTDVAGPARKHLGALLASTAMVLGAGVGPLLAGVLSEMAPAPTVTVFLVEMVLLATAFLTVMRMPVRRPVGRGTGSWVRVPRVPGENRHQLFLGIAVFAPGITATSFVLSLGPALLSGLLDTTSRIVAGAMAFAMFTTATAVQFAARALPRAVTMTISAAATASSMLALATAVHTHSPTLLITAALLAGAGQGLGQLGGLSLLNSAIPTSRLAEANAAFNIGGYLPAGLLPVSTGYLSDSLGLSTATTTFSLTLLTLSLLAGTAIFRNRRPLDAPRP from the coding sequence CACCGCTGTATGTGCTGTGGCTGCGGGATTTCGGATTCTCGAAGGGGACGATGACCATCGTCTTCGCGTTCTACATCGTCGGGCTGCTCGGATCACTGCTGGTTTCCGGCCTCGCCTCGGATCGGCTGGGCCGCAAGGCAGTGCTGCTCCCGGCGGTGGCCTTGGCCGGGGTGGCGTGCTTGATCTTCGCGACCGCACCGAACGTGATCGCGCTGATGATCGCCCGGCTGCTGACCGGCATCGCCGTGGGCGCGGCGGTGTCGGCGGGCATGGCCGCGGTCACCGATGTGGCCGGACCCGCGCGCAAACACCTCGGCGCGCTGTTGGCCTCCACCGCGATGGTGTTGGGGGCGGGCGTCGGGCCGCTGCTGGCCGGCGTGCTGTCCGAGATGGCTCCGGCTCCGACCGTCACCGTATTCCTGGTCGAGATGGTTTTGCTGGCAACGGCTTTCCTCACGGTGATGCGCATGCCAGTGCGCCGGCCGGTCGGCCGCGGCACCGGATCCTGGGTCCGCGTACCTCGCGTCCCCGGCGAGAACCGCCACCAACTCTTCCTCGGCATCGCGGTCTTCGCCCCCGGCATCACCGCCACCTCTTTCGTGCTCTCCCTCGGCCCCGCATTGCTGTCCGGTCTGCTCGACACCACCAGCCGAATCGTCGCCGGCGCCATGGCCTTCGCCATGTTCACCACCGCCACCGCAGTCCAGTTCGCTGCCCGCGCCCTGCCACGCGCGGTGACCATGACGATCTCCGCCGCCGCGACCGCCTCCTCGATGCTCGCGCTCGCGACCGCGGTTCACACCCACTCACCGACCCTGCTCATCACCGCGGCCCTACTCGCCGGAGCAGGCCAGGGCCTAGGCCAGCTCGGCGGCCTATCCCTCCTCAACTCCGCCATCCCGACGTCCCGCCTCGCGGAAGCCAACGCCGCCTTCAACATCGGCGGCTACCTCCCCGCCGGCCTGCTCCCGGTCAGCACCGGCTACCTCAGCGACTCCCTCGGCCTGTCCACCGCCACAACAACTTTCAGCCTAACCCTGCTGACGCTATCTCTCCTCGCCGGTACGGCAATATTCCGCAACCGCCGCCCCCTGGACGCGCCCCGCCCCTAG
- a CDS encoding Uma2 family endonuclease, with translation MTELPAWSTDTNSLELTEEQYNDLPDALRKLIEVVDGNIIRHQIGSAEYSDIARRLANQLELAKPADPGVRISTGVDVRFAWQKCSAGAFSFRRPDVTIYRCIDRGTKLTTAEALLVVEVVSPGSGYTDTVDKLAEYAYEGIPVYLIVHLDSNLYVKMIQEYRLDWAARIYRLADTHEGALLLESPFSAVVPFDRLDG, from the coding sequence ATGACCGAACTCCCCGCCTGGTCCACCGACACCAATTCGCTGGAACTCACCGAAGAGCAATACAACGACCTTCCCGATGCCCTCCGAAAGCTGATCGAGGTCGTCGACGGGAACATCATTCGCCACCAGATCGGCAGCGCGGAATACAGCGACATCGCGCGGCGATTGGCGAACCAGCTCGAACTGGCCAAGCCCGCTGACCCCGGTGTACGAATCTCGACCGGCGTCGACGTGCGCTTCGCCTGGCAAAAGTGCAGCGCTGGCGCCTTTTCCTTCCGTCGTCCCGACGTCACGATCTATCGCTGTATCGACCGAGGAACCAAACTCACGACAGCCGAAGCGTTGTTGGTCGTCGAAGTCGTCTCACCGGGTTCGGGCTACACCGATACCGTCGACAAACTGGCGGAGTACGCGTACGAGGGGATCCCCGTCTACCTCATCGTCCACCTGGATTCGAACTTGTACGTCAAGATGATTCAGGAATACCGGCTGGACTGGGCGGCGCGAATTTATCGCCTCGCCGACACTCACGAGGGCGCGCTTCTGCTCGAAAGCCCTTTCTCCGCGGTTGTCCCGTTCGATCGATTGGATGGATGA
- a CDS encoding TetR/AcrR family transcriptional regulator yields MPRPLDHARRAQLLEGVIAYIAERGLAELSLRPLAEYLGTSSRMLIHYFGTKEAMLVAALETQRPDIPALFSGIDSAEVLRERLSASFAINTEGRFAPSLPVLFQVLGAATVPHSPFKSYATDAIQVLITAMTASLTRIDPTLPDPEAAATLLISGMRGLIQDWWITADTPRIHRAVTLLIAQAIPPKGNR; encoded by the coding sequence GTGCCCCGACCACTCGACCACGCCCGCCGCGCCCAACTCCTCGAAGGCGTCATCGCCTACATCGCCGAACGCGGCCTGGCCGAACTGTCGCTGCGCCCGCTGGCCGAATACCTGGGCACCAGCTCCCGCATGCTGATCCACTACTTCGGCACCAAGGAGGCAATGCTGGTGGCCGCCTTGGAAACCCAGCGCCCCGACATCCCCGCCCTGTTCTCCGGCATCGACTCCGCCGAAGTCCTGCGCGAACGCCTCTCCGCCTCCTTCGCCATCAACACCGAAGGCCGCTTCGCCCCCAGCCTCCCCGTCCTCTTCCAGGTCCTCGGCGCGGCCACCGTCCCCCACAGCCCCTTCAAGTCCTACGCCACCGACGCCATCCAAGTCCTCATCACCGCCATGACCGCCTCCCTCACCCGCATCGACCCCACCCTCCCCGACCCCGAAGCCGCCGCCACCCTCCTCATCTCCGGCATGCGCGGCCTCATCCAAGACTGGTGGATCACCGCCGACACCCCCCGAATCCACCGAGCCGTCACCCTCCTCATCGCCCAAGCCATCCCCCCAAAGGGAAACCGATGA
- a CDS encoding KasA/KasB family beta-ketoacyl-ACP synthase, which translates to MGVTTGTETRPDVVVTAMAATTCLGADLESTWTGLLAGESGIGALTDDFVTEHDLPVRIGGRLVAQPGEQLTRIEQRRMSFVQQLALVLARQVWQEAGTPQVEAERLAVAVGTGLGGGESLVHAVDAMRAGGYRKVPPMTVPMVMPNGSAATVGLEIGAKGGVYAPVSACASGAEAIAHGWRLIATGEADVVVAGGVEGRIDAVPIASFAMMRAMSTRNDEPQRASRPFDKDRDGFVFGEAGALLVLESETHARARGARILGRVLGAGITSDGYHITGTAPDGDGAARAMRKALATAGLTGADIAHVNAHATGTPVGDASEAKAIMAVTPRASVYAPKSALGHSIGAVGALEAMLTLRTLGEQIVPPTLNFEATDPGVELDVVADKPRYQDLRYALSNSFGFGGHNVTLALGRA; encoded by the coding sequence ATGGGTGTAACAACTGGTACAGAAACTCGGCCGGACGTGGTGGTCACGGCGATGGCCGCGACCACCTGTCTGGGGGCCGATCTGGAATCGACCTGGACGGGGCTGCTGGCGGGAGAGAGCGGAATCGGCGCGCTGACAGATGATTTCGTGACCGAGCACGACCTGCCGGTGCGGATCGGGGGTCGGTTGGTGGCGCAGCCGGGGGAGCAGCTCACCCGGATCGAGCAGCGGCGCATGTCGTTCGTGCAGCAGTTGGCGCTGGTGCTGGCACGGCAGGTCTGGCAGGAAGCCGGGACGCCACAGGTCGAGGCCGAGCGCCTCGCGGTGGCGGTCGGCACCGGCCTGGGCGGCGGGGAGTCGCTGGTGCACGCGGTCGACGCCATGCGCGCCGGCGGCTACCGCAAGGTGCCGCCGATGACCGTTCCCATGGTCATGCCCAACGGTTCCGCAGCCACCGTCGGATTGGAGATCGGCGCGAAAGGCGGCGTGTACGCACCGGTTTCGGCCTGCGCCTCGGGCGCGGAGGCGATCGCGCACGGCTGGCGGCTGATCGCCACCGGCGAGGCCGATGTCGTGGTCGCCGGCGGCGTCGAGGGGCGTATCGACGCGGTCCCGATCGCGAGTTTCGCCATGATGCGCGCGATGAGCACCCGCAACGACGAACCTCAGCGCGCCTCACGGCCTTTCGACAAGGACCGCGACGGCTTCGTGTTCGGTGAGGCGGGTGCGCTGCTGGTGCTGGAATCGGAGACGCACGCGCGGGCGCGCGGGGCGCGCATCCTCGGGCGCGTGCTGGGGGCGGGCATCACCTCCGACGGCTACCACATCACCGGCACTGCACCCGACGGCGACGGCGCGGCCCGAGCCATGCGCAAGGCCCTCGCCACGGCCGGGCTGACCGGCGCCGACATCGCTCACGTCAATGCCCACGCGACCGGCACCCCGGTCGGCGACGCCTCCGAGGCCAAGGCGATCATGGCGGTCACCCCGAGAGCCTCGGTGTACGCGCCCAAGTCGGCGCTGGGTCATTCCATCGGCGCGGTCGGCGCGCTGGAGGCGATGCTCACGCTGCGGACGCTCGGCGAGCAAATCGTCCCGCCCACACTGAATTTCGAGGCCACCGACCCCGGCGTGGAGCTGGACGTCGTGGCCGACAAGCCGCGCTACCAGGACCTGCGCTACGCGCTGAGCAACTCCTTCGGCTTCGGGGGCCACAACGTGACCCTCGCCCTGGGCCGGGCCTGA
- the mtnA gene encoding S-methyl-5-thioribose-1-phosphate isomerase produces MDQSSIAWADGALVTIDQRALPHELRELRITTVDEVIEAIKTLAVRGAPAIGVCGAFGVVVAARAATIDGVVDTARVEAEAARIADARPTAVNLAWGVRRTLARLPEGVAAMEAEALELLAEDGRVNLAAATEAADLIQRLCGDRPLRLLTHCNTGRLATTAWGTAVGALRVLHGRGALAEVIVDETRPLLQGARLTAWEMAEAGIPHRLTIDSAAAWAMATEQVDAVVVGADRITADGAVANKIGTYMLAIAARHHGIPFIVVAPESTRDISTARGSDIVVEQRAAAEVTGFGGVATAPEGTATFNPAFDVTPGELVTAVVTEYGVLEDPSIARGGAAHPEPAAVTQPRTAAEPGTAGAQIAAIARGLYAGGWMPGTAGNISVRQGDTAVITASGLPKGELSATDMVTVAVVDSKPVDGTGRKPSAETTIHTAVYRVRGADAVVHVHPPHATAVSIQTAGNGVTTARFAGYELIKGLGSARPDVIDIPVFPNHADVPRIGADIEKYLTEHPDAPPVLLIAGHGITAWGDTLAQARDRAECLEAMCELTTLTGRREISVGQDV; encoded by the coding sequence ATGGACCAGAGTTCGATCGCGTGGGCCGACGGTGCGCTCGTCACCATCGACCAGCGGGCGCTGCCGCACGAACTGCGGGAGCTTCGGATCACGACGGTCGACGAGGTCATCGAAGCCATCAAGACCCTGGCCGTGCGCGGCGCCCCGGCGATCGGCGTGTGCGGGGCGTTCGGTGTGGTCGTCGCGGCGCGCGCCGCGACGATCGACGGAGTGGTCGACACCGCGCGCGTGGAGGCCGAGGCCGCCCGCATCGCCGACGCCCGCCCGACCGCGGTGAATCTGGCGTGGGGCGTGCGCCGCACGCTGGCCCGGTTACCCGAGGGCGTGGCGGCCATGGAGGCCGAGGCGCTGGAATTGCTGGCCGAGGACGGCCGCGTGAATCTGGCCGCCGCCACCGAGGCTGCCGATCTGATTCAGCGGCTGTGCGGCGACCGGCCGCTGCGATTGCTCACCCACTGCAATACCGGCCGTCTCGCGACCACCGCGTGGGGCACCGCCGTTGGCGCGCTGCGCGTGCTGCACGGGCGTGGCGCGCTGGCCGAGGTGATCGTGGACGAGACCCGCCCGCTGCTGCAGGGCGCGCGCCTGACCGCGTGGGAGATGGCGGAAGCCGGTATCCCGCACCGGCTCACCATCGATTCGGCCGCGGCCTGGGCGATGGCCACCGAACAGGTCGACGCCGTGGTGGTCGGGGCGGACCGGATCACCGCCGACGGGGCCGTGGCCAACAAGATCGGCACCTACATGCTGGCGATCGCCGCACGCCACCATGGGATTCCGTTCATCGTGGTGGCCCCGGAGTCGACGCGTGACATCTCCACCGCGCGTGGTTCGGACATCGTGGTGGAGCAGCGCGCGGCCGCCGAGGTCACCGGATTCGGCGGCGTCGCAACGGCTCCCGAGGGCACCGCGACCTTCAACCCGGCCTTCGACGTCACCCCCGGCGAGCTGGTCACCGCCGTGGTCACCGAATACGGCGTGCTCGAGGACCCGAGCATCGCCCGCGGCGGCGCCGCCCACCCCGAGCCCGCCGCCGTGACCCAGCCGAGGACCGCTGCCGAGCCCGGCACCGCGGGCGCGCAGATCGCCGCGATCGCGCGCGGCCTGTACGCCGGCGGCTGGATGCCGGGCACCGCGGGCAATATCTCGGTGCGCCAAGGCGATACGGCCGTCATCACCGCCAGCGGCCTGCCCAAGGGCGAGCTGTCGGCCACCGACATGGTCACCGTCGCGGTCGTCGACTCCAAGCCCGTCGACGGCACCGGGCGCAAGCCCTCGGCCGAGACCACCATCCACACCGCCGTCTACCGCGTCCGGGGCGCGGACGCCGTGGTGCACGTGCATCCGCCGCACGCCACGGCGGTGTCCATCCAGACCGCCGGAAACGGGGTCACCACAGCACGTTTCGCGGGCTACGAGCTGATCAAGGGCCTCGGTTCGGCCCGCCCGGACGTCATCGACATCCCTGTGTTCCCCAATCACGCCGACGTCCCGCGAATCGGCGCGGATATCGAGAAGTACCTGACCGAGCATCCAGACGCCCCGCCCGTGCTGCTCATCGCCGGGCACGGCATCACCGCGTGGGGCGACACCCTCGCCCAGGCCCGCGATCGCGCCGAATGCCTCGAGGCCATGTGCGAACTGACCACCTTGACCGGCCGCCGTGAGATCTCGGTCGGCCAGGACGTTTGA
- a CDS encoding 1,2-dihydroxy-3-keto-5-methylthiopentene dioxygenase — protein sequence MTLLQIMSDQDAGDVILRTSDDAVVAAELGKRGITFERWPLLEGFSADTSTEALLAEYQSRIDELNADGRYKFIDVARIHPDDADPEWPAKAVAARTKFLDEHRHAEDEVRFFAAGAGCFYLHLGDEVLATVCTAGDLVSVPAGTLHWFDMGSRPEFVAVRFFEEQDGWIGDFTGDKISGGFPTLDELLAPA from the coding sequence ATGACTCTGCTGCAGATCATGTCCGACCAGGACGCCGGTGACGTCATCCTGCGCACCTCCGACGACGCGGTGGTCGCCGCCGAACTCGGCAAGCGCGGCATCACCTTCGAGCGCTGGCCGCTGCTGGAGGGCTTCAGCGCCGACACCAGCACCGAGGCGCTGCTGGCCGAATACCAGTCGCGCATCGACGAATTGAATGCCGACGGCCGCTACAAGTTCATCGACGTGGCCCGCATCCACCCCGACGACGCCGACCCGGAGTGGCCGGCCAAGGCGGTGGCCGCGCGCACCAAGTTCCTCGACGAGCACCGCCACGCCGAGGACGAGGTGCGTTTCTTCGCCGCCGGCGCGGGCTGCTTCTACCTGCACCTGGGTGACGAGGTGCTGGCCACGGTGTGCACCGCGGGCGATCTGGTGTCGGTGCCGGCGGGCACGCTGCACTGGTTCGACATGGGCTCGCGGCCGGAGTTCGTGGCGGTGCGGTTCTTCGAGGAGCAGGACGGCTGGATCGGCGACTTCACCGGCGACAAGATCTCCGGCGGTTTCCCGACCCTCGACGAGCTGCTGGCCCCGGCATGA
- the mtnC gene encoding acireductone synthase produces MIKAVVLDIEGTTSPTSAVREDLYGYTRDRLPGWLAENQGGAADSIIAATRAQAGRPDADAAEVAAILIGWLNTDVKSEPLKTAQGIICAEGFRNGALHGEFFPDVPPVLRAWRDAGLELYVYSSGSVCNQKDWFAFARGGDLSPLISGHFDLSTAGPKREASSYEKIAGAIGVPADQILFLSDHPDEVDAAAAAGWQAIGVTRPGEPNSPRGDHRWIADFADVEPN; encoded by the coding sequence ATGATCAAGGCGGTCGTGCTCGACATCGAGGGGACCACCAGCCCGACCAGCGCGGTGCGCGAGGACCTCTACGGGTACACCCGCGACCGGCTGCCGGGCTGGCTGGCCGAAAACCAGGGCGGCGCAGCGGATTCCATCATCGCCGCCACCCGCGCCCAGGCCGGGCGCCCGGACGCGGACGCCGCCGAGGTGGCGGCCATCCTCATCGGCTGGCTGAACACCGATGTGAAATCCGAGCCGCTCAAGACCGCCCAGGGCATCATCTGCGCCGAGGGTTTCCGCAACGGCGCCCTGCACGGCGAGTTCTTCCCGGACGTCCCGCCGGTGCTGCGCGCCTGGCGCGACGCCGGACTCGAGCTCTACGTCTACTCCTCGGGTTCGGTGTGCAACCAGAAGGATTGGTTCGCCTTCGCCCGCGGCGGCGATCTGTCCCCGCTCATCAGCGGCCACTTCGACCTGTCGACCGCCGGGCCCAAGCGCGAAGCGTCCTCCTACGAGAAGATCGCCGGCGCCATCGGCGTCCCGGCTGATCAGATCCTGTTCCTGTCCGATCATCCCGACGAGGTGGACGCCGCGGCGGCGGCGGGCTGGCAGGCCATCGGCGTCACCCGACCGGGCGAACCCAACAGCCCTCGCGGCGACCATCGCTGGATCGCGGATTTCGCCGACGTCGAACCGAATTGA
- a CDS encoding GTP-binding protein: MAASVKILIAGGFGVGKTTMVGAISEITPLRTEELITELSAGVDDLRGVEGKTTTTVALDFGRITIDQNLVLYLFGTPGQDRFWFLWDELARGALGAVVLADTRRLDGSFAAIDFFERRGVAFTVAVNCFEGAPLYTPAEVRDALDLDERIPVLLCDARDRASCKNVLMTLVEYLIERAASTGARV; the protein is encoded by the coding sequence ATGGCCGCCTCGGTGAAAATCCTCATCGCGGGCGGCTTCGGCGTGGGCAAGACCACGATGGTGGGGGCGATCTCCGAGATCACCCCGCTGCGCACCGAGGAGCTCATCACCGAGTTGTCCGCGGGCGTCGACGATCTGCGCGGCGTGGAGGGCAAGACCACCACCACCGTCGCGCTGGACTTCGGCCGCATCACCATCGACCAGAACCTGGTGCTGTATCTGTTCGGCACCCCCGGCCAGGACCGCTTCTGGTTCCTGTGGGACGAACTCGCGCGCGGTGCGCTGGGCGCGGTCGTGCTGGCCGACACCCGCCGCCTGGACGGCTCGTTCGCGGCCATCGACTTCTTCGAACGCCGCGGCGTGGCATTCACGGTGGCCGTCAACTGCTTCGAGGGCGCTCCCCTCTACACCCCCGCCGAGGTCCGCGACGCCCTCGACCTCGACGAGCGAATCCCGGTGCTGCTCTGCGACGCTCGCGATCGCGCCTCGTGCAAGAACGTGCTCATGACCCTGGTCGAGTACCTCATCGAACGCGCAGCTTCCACCGGCGCCCGCGTGTAA
- a CDS encoding DUF742 domain-containing protein: MPGPGEQWFDDAAGPLVRPYARTGGRTMGAGHDLDMLTVVVVPNAAPPLRRAEPEYADIVRLCRLPLSVAEVSAAMRLPLAVTKILVGDLISDNILNFRAPASPESVPGDLNILRAVLDGIRKL; encoded by the coding sequence ATGCCGGGGCCGGGGGAACAGTGGTTCGATGACGCGGCCGGTCCGCTCGTACGCCCGTACGCGCGCACCGGCGGCCGGACCATGGGCGCGGGACATGATCTGGACATGCTCACGGTGGTGGTGGTGCCCAATGCGGCGCCACCGCTGCGGCGAGCCGAGCCGGAATACGCGGACATCGTGCGGCTGTGCCGGCTGCCGCTGTCGGTGGCCGAGGTGTCGGCCGCCATGCGGCTGCCGCTGGCTGTCACGAAAATCCTGGTGGGGGATCTGATTTCCGACAACATACTCAACTTCCGGGCCCCGGCCTCCCCCGAGTCCGTGCCCGGTGACCTCAACATTCTGCGAGCGGTACTCGATGGCATTCGAAAACTCTGA
- a CDS encoding roadblock/LC7 domain-containing protein, translating to MTTSNAGDLNWLLDDLVDRLAGVRHAVVHSTDGLLLGRSSAMSREDAEHFGAMSSTLYGLARSAGGRFDGGGVRQAVIELERAVLFVTAAGSHACLALQATEQANLGMVAYEMNLTVQRVGNYLSTTPRHNLAGQGNPRLS from the coding sequence GTGACCACCTCAAACGCTGGTGATCTCAACTGGCTACTCGATGATCTGGTCGACCGGCTCGCGGGCGTCCGTCATGCGGTGGTGCACTCCACCGACGGGCTGCTGCTGGGCCGTTCCTCCGCCATGAGCCGCGAGGACGCCGAGCACTTCGGTGCCATGTCCTCCACCCTCTACGGGCTGGCGCGCAGCGCCGGCGGCCGATTCGACGGCGGCGGCGTCCGCCAGGCGGTCATCGAGCTCGAGCGCGCGGTGCTGTTCGTGACCGCCGCCGGCAGCCACGCCTGCCTCGCGCTGCAGGCCACCGAACAGGCCAACCTCGGCATGGTCGCCTACGAGATGAACCTGACCGTGCAGCGCGTCGGCAACTACCTGTCCACCACGCCCCGGCACAACCTGGCCGGACAAGGCAACCCCCGACTGTCATGA
- a CDS encoding sensor histidine kinase produces the protein MFRARLGVRTRVLAIALVPSLALLAIGVGGAGYLVVEGKHAREWADALTAAAPTTQELISAVQEERQLSMAQMSGADDANPKTLAQARVRLDKALQGLAAITPTMSRLGPAGIGDNVGGLTTLSTQIAGVRAQIDANGMAISDVYYFYGKLLEVVWIGTRMVADNAPTSEVALEVANGLQVVQASEMLAREAAVAEVLLAGGTLPPELAIEFSRVAGTYRVNLGVLAGGDGGTGDKDMQALMNDPDWTKIVMMENVLISRALDPITVPPSKPGVTPQLAPLTFTPQEWRDTVTRLNTQVLHLWDQMSKHNEGLAAEEGDRNARDSALAGSGMLAVSVLAFLVSLVLANRIIRRLKGLRNETLELADVGLPEIMAKLREGKPVDPVAEAAVLDFGADEIGQVAKAFNHAHAAAVAAAVTEARTREGVKAMFLNIAHRSQVIVHRQLEILDAAESQQEDPSLLDIYFRLDHLATRERRNAENLIILAGGQPGRQWRNPVQLLEIVRSSVGETLDYTRVKIARLPEVAIAGSAVADLVHLLAELVDNAAHFSPPQSQVEVRGNIVGKGVAIEIIDQGMGMPEDEFARINEILRDAPDFGANMLPDDFRLGRFVVAQLAHRNGISVRLTESDYGGVRAIVLVPTSLTVATSGRTGEMPVVPRQLDAPEPSAAALAVAALPQLPAAPASQISNYELPIVGYEPFESFDKPAAPQPAAEPSAPPAGPGVASSSTPQPNSTGPSTGSFGPPVMSFGAAAPFDPPTNPRPKPPTEPVQPPVPPAENGFRARDFGRSHYTGSDIRPALPRRRRQASLAPELAQEQSVPESTVQATRTAEQARDLFSAIENGTRQGRRADPGSFGPESQPPFGHTQSERQEGDGDHLKRW, from the coding sequence ATGTTCAGAGCGAGGCTCGGGGTCCGGACCCGCGTGCTCGCCATCGCACTCGTCCCGAGCCTGGCGCTGCTCGCGATCGGTGTGGGTGGCGCGGGGTACCTGGTGGTCGAGGGCAAGCACGCACGGGAATGGGCGGACGCGTTGACCGCCGCGGCCCCGACCACCCAGGAGTTGATTTCCGCCGTCCAGGAGGAACGTCAACTGTCGATGGCCCAGATGAGCGGCGCCGACGACGCCAACCCGAAGACGTTGGCGCAGGCGCGGGTTCGCCTCGACAAGGCCCTGCAGGGGCTGGCGGCGATCACCCCGACCATGTCGCGGCTCGGGCCCGCCGGCATCGGCGACAATGTCGGTGGCCTGACCACCCTCAGCACCCAGATCGCCGGTGTGCGTGCGCAGATCGACGCCAACGGCATGGCGATCTCCGATGTCTACTACTTCTACGGCAAGCTGCTCGAGGTCGTCTGGATCGGCACCCGCATGGTCGCCGACAACGCGCCGACGTCCGAGGTGGCGCTGGAGGTCGCGAACGGCCTGCAGGTGGTGCAGGCCTCCGAGATGCTCGCGCGCGAGGCCGCGGTGGCCGAGGTGCTGCTCGCGGGCGGCACGCTGCCCCCGGAACTGGCCATCGAATTCTCCCGTGTCGCAGGCACCTACCGGGTGAACCTGGGCGTCCTGGCCGGTGGTGACGGCGGCACCGGTGACAAGGACATGCAGGCCCTCATGAACGATCCGGACTGGACCAAGATCGTCATGATGGAGAACGTCCTGATCTCGCGGGCGCTCGATCCGATCACCGTGCCGCCCAGCAAGCCCGGCGTCACCCCCCAGCTCGCGCCGCTGACCTTCACCCCGCAGGAATGGCGCGACACCGTCACCCGGCTCAACACCCAGGTCCTGCACCTGTGGGACCAGATGAGCAAGCACAACGAGGGTCTGGCCGCCGAAGAGGGCGACCGCAACGCCCGCGACTCCGCCCTGGCCGGCAGCGGCATGCTCGCGGTGTCGGTGCTGGCGTTCCTGGTGTCGCTGGTGCTGGCCAACCGAATCATCCGCCGGCTCAAAGGCCTTCGCAACGAGACCCTGGAACTGGCCGATGTCGGCCTGCCCGAGATCATGGCCAAGCTGCGGGAGGGCAAGCCGGTCGATCCGGTCGCCGAGGCCGCCGTGCTCGACTTCGGCGCCGACGAGATCGGTCAGGTCGCCAAGGCGTTCAACCACGCGCACGCCGCCGCCGTGGCCGCCGCCGTCACCGAGGCCCGCACCCGTGAGGGCGTCAAGGCGATGTTCCTCAATATCGCCCACCGCAGCCAGGTCATCGTGCACCGGCAGCTCGAGATCCTCGACGCCGCGGAGTCGCAGCAGGAAGATCCCTCGCTGCTGGACATCTACTTCCGCCTCGACCACCTGGCCACCCGCGAACGCCGCAATGCCGAGAACCTGATCATTCTCGCCGGCGGCCAGCCGGGCCGGCAGTGGCGAAACCCGGTGCAGCTGCTCGAGATCGTGCGCTCGAGCGTCGGCGAGACCCTCGACTACACCCGGGTCAAGATCGCACGGCTGCCGGAGGTCGCGATCGCCGGCAGCGCCGTGGCCGACCTCGTGCACCTGCTCGCCGAGCTGGTCGACAATGCCGCCCACTTCTCGCCGCCGCAGTCGCAGGTCGAGGTGCGCGGCAATATCGTCGGCAAGGGCGTCGCCATCGAGATCATCGACCAGGGCATGGGCATGCCCGAGGACGAGTTCGCGCGCATCAACGAGATCCTGCGCGACGCCCCCGATTTCGGTGCGAACATGCTGCCCGACGACTTCCGGCTGGGCCGCTTCGTGGTCGCGCAGCTGGCCCACCGCAACGGTATCTCGGTGCGGCTCACCGAATCCGACTACGGCGGCGTGCGCGCCATCGTGCTGGTGCCCACCAGCCTGACGGTGGCGACCTCGGGCCGCACCGGTGAGATGCCGGTCGTGCCACGGCAGTTGGACGCCCCGGAGCCGTCCGCGGCCGCCCTGGCGGTGGCCGCGCTGCCGCAGCTGCCGGCCGCGCCCGCCTCGCAGATCTCGAACTACGAGCTACCGATCGTCGGCTACGAGCCGTTCGAATCCTTCGACAAACCGGCCGCCCCGCAGCCGGCCGCCGAGCCGAGCGCGCCGCCGGCGGGTCCGGGGGTCGCGTCCTCATCGACGCCGCAACCGAATTCGACGGGCCCGTCCACCGGTTCGTTCGGGCCGCCGGTGATGTCCTTCGGCGCCGCGGCGCCGTTCGATCCGCCCACCAATCCGCGACCGAAGCCCCCGACCGAACCGGTCCAGCCGCCGGTTCCGCCCGCGGAAAACGGGTTCCGGGCACGCGATTTCGGGCGATCCCATTACACTGGCTCCGACATCCGGCCCGCGCTCCCGCGTCGGCGCCGGCAGGCAAGTCTCGCACCGGAATTGGCGCAGGAGCAGTCGGTCCCCGAATCGACCGTTCAGGCCACCCGTACGGCCGAGCAGGCCCGAGACCTGTTCTCCGCCATCGAAAACGGAACCAGGCAGGGCCGGCGGGCCGACCCCGGTTCGTTCGGGCCTGAGTCGCAGCCGCCCTTTGGGCACACACAGTCGGAACGACAGGAAGGCGACGGTGACCACCTCAAACGCTGGTGA